The genomic region CGCATCTGTATTTTATATAATAAACTGTAATGCCTTTCATTTGAAAGTTTAAACGTTATCCATACAGAATAGCGAGCGAGACGCGAATAGTGAGCGAGACGCGAATAGCGAGCGAGACGCGAATAGCGAGCGAGACGCTCGCACTACTGTTGCCTCCTGCTTGGGAGCCTATTCCCTCCACCACAACACTTATTCAGAATGCCCTAAGGAAGTCCACGGCAATAAACCTGCCTATATTAAGTTATGTAAATACACATCAAACCTTTACAAATGACCAATGACCAATGACCATCTCAGCCGTTAACTTTTATTGTCCCCATCTACCTACTTAGATCGTAATCGGTGAATCCACATTAATGGTTTGTTCCTCAATGTCAAAAGCAATACCATATTCCTTGAGTTGATTGGTGATATTTTGTTTGGCAATATCCAGGACTTGACGCCGCAACTCCATCGAGAACTCACCAGAACCCAGGATAAAAAAGTTAATTTGGGCTTGAGTCATTCCCGGCGCTCCATCTTGGATAATATCTTTAAACGTGACATCTGTACTGCGAGAGTCAATCCCAAAAATATCAATTGTACTTTCTAAGATAACTTGGCGGATCAGCGATTTTTCTTGGTCGGGTATCGGACGATAGAAAATTAATGAGATAATCGAAATAACTTTCTTAGCACCCGTGAAGTTTTCAATACTGACCTGAGTCAGAGAACTATTGGGAATAACCATTAACGTTCCTTTCCCAGAGGAGCGGATTTTGGTAGACCGCAGTCCAATGGATTCGACTCTGCCAAATGTGCCATCCGGTAGACCGATATAATCATCGACGACAAAGGGACGGTCAATATAAATTACAATCCCACCCAGTAGCTGTTCCAGGGTTTTTTGTGCGGCAAACGCCACCGCCAGTCCACCAATTCCCAAACTTGCCAACAAGCCAAAAATATTGATTTGATGGGTTTGGGCAAAGATAAGGATGATGGTGACAATAATCAGTAAATTGACAACCAGTTTGGAAAGGA from Coleofasciculus chthonoplastes PCC 7420 harbors:
- a CDS encoding mechanosensitive ion channel family protein; the encoded protein is MLDALPGFLDFDTLKTFILLALAGIFAIAGGLFAFRWLGSLWERFRDIYPKVIQPEKELLGLVLSLTLTDIIFLAYARREFIKLIELPISLALAITASLLGSRLFKRFFDAYLLNATLQSGRKVNSELLLLSKLVVNLLIIVTIILIFAQTHQINIFGLLASLGIGGLAVAFAAQKTLEQLLGGIVIYIDRPFVVDDYIGLPDGTFGRVESIGLRSTKIRSSGKGTLMVIPNSSLTQVSIENFTGAKKVISIISLIFYRPIPDQEKSLIRQVILESTIDIFGIDSRSTDVTFKDIIQDGAPGMTQAQINFFILGSGEFSMELRRQVLDIAKQNITNQLKEYGIAFDIEEQTINVDSPITI